The genomic segment tttgcatctATGGTAATTGACATGAAATTTTATAGTACACATGGTCCGGcctgacaaagtgacatttatgtcatatccagccctcataacaaatgagttcgaccccCCTGCCTTAGACAACAGAGCTTGCTGGGTAGATCACAGCTGCTGCACAGGAACTTGCAGCAAGTGGTCCTTCTTCAAGTATGTGGGCAGGTAGGTCAGGAAGGGCTTTAAAGTTTGAGCACCGACACCCTGAACTGGGCCCGGAAACTAATCGGCAGCCAGCAAAGTAGCATGGTTCCATCGGCTAGCCCCAGATTACAGATGAGCtacagcattttgcaccagctgccgCTTCTGgatcatcttcaagggcagccccacgtataACGTATTACTGTAATCTAGCCTCAAGATTACTAAAGCATGGATCAGCACATCTTCACAGCTGTAAAAGTTACTGAGCTCACAGTCTTCAGAAACATATTAGTAAATGGCTTAGCTACAGTTTATCCtattgccataagaacataagaaaggccatgctggttcagaccaaggcctatcaagtccagcagtctgttcacacagtggccaaccaggtgcctctaggaagcccacaaacaagacgacagcagcagcattgtcctgcctgtgttccacagcgcctaatatattctgcatgctcctctgaacctggagagaataggtatgcatcacgactactaTCCATTTTCAGTAGCAGCCAttaatagccctatcctccatgaacatgtccactcccctctgaaagccttccaagttggcagccatcaccacatcctgatgcagagagttccacaatttaactatgcattgtgtgaagaaatactgccttttatctgttttgaatctctccagcttcagcagatgaccctgtgttctagtattatgagagagggatatAATATTATGCCATATAATATTAGGTGTTTAGTCAAACATTTTGGAtgctcttcctttttttctgttagATTAATGTTTAATGGGACTGAAAGAGATTGTAAAATATAAGCACATAAGGACAAAACCTATTAAAAAAGAGAAGTATTGAGATGGAATTTTTTCTTATGGAGAGAGGAGAAACATGATTCTATTGTGTCTACAATTCATGATTAAGAATTCATCTGAGTTGAGGATGAATGATCAAGTTAAGCACAATTGTCATTCATTACAAAATGAACATTATAAATGTATCTTTACTTTGATACTGGAAGGTGAATTTGGATGCCCTTCCATGCCATTTGTAAGTGTCACAATGATTATAGTATTTATATTTTTTCTTAAGTATTGAAAGgctttcaaacattttcccagcaATTCTTCAACAGCTGTGTAAGGGAGACCAGTACTGTTACCCACTTATACAAACTTGGGGAGCTGGGGCAGTAGCTTATCTAAAATTAATTCATGACCGAAAATTAGTAATTCACAGCTCTTTCTCTTTATCACTGAATTTCTTCTCTAGACAACTGAAATATTACTGCATATCCAAATAACCAGTTGTATAAAACATtgggaaagagccccgtggtgcagagtggtaagctgcagtactgcagtcaaagttctgctcacgacctgagttcgatcccaacagaagtcggtttcaggtagccggctcaaggttgactcatccttccatccttccgaggttcggtaaaatgagtacccagcttgctgggggtaaagtgtagatgactggggaaggcaatggcaaaccaacctgtaaacatagtcttgaTGTGACGTCAAcatatgggtcagtaatgacccggcgcttgcacagggaactacctttacctttataaaaattaGCATTGGGATAATTTTCATGGCAGAATGTTTCCTCCCCTTTCTAAAGCTGCTTATGCCTTTTCCTTCTGCAGAAAGAAGTAAACGAGGCAGTGCAGGTGATACATGAACAAACCCAGCAGTCTGAAAACGCAGCCAAGTCACAGAAAGAATCATACACCCTTAAATCTCAGCTGGAAGAGGAAAGGAGCAAGAAAGCCAGGGCTCAGCAGGAGCTGGAAGAACAGAGGAACAAACTTCTGACACTGAAGACCCAGCGGCCCATTGAAAGAGTAGAGGAGAAAGAAGTGATGGAGTATTACAGAGATCCCACTCTGGAGAGCAACCTGTCTAAAATATCTCAGCAAATTGAGGATGAGAATAAGAAGAGAAAGAGCCTGCAGGCAGAAATTGAGATGATGAACCATAAGGTCCTTCAAATGGAGAAAGACAGGAAAGTTGTGAAAGCCCAGCTACTTACCAAAGAGATTACTAAAATAGAGAAAGATCCAAGCCTAGATGCCCAAGCAGCCCATCTTAGAGAAGAAATCAGGCGTCTCAGAGAGAATTTAACTTCTTCCTCTGAACTTGAGCAACTCAGGAAAGAGCTGCGGTTTCTGGAGCAAAAACAGCCCAACATTCGAGAGAAAGTGGTGGTAAAAGAGGTGGTCAAGCTGGAAAAGGACCCAGAGATGCTAAAATCAGTCAGGACATTGCAGATGCAAATTGATGAAGACAGTTTCAAGAGAAAGTCTGTGGAAGAGACAATAGGGAAAATGAAAAGCAGAATTGAAGAGCTTGAAAAGCTGATTGAAACAGCGGAACCTAAAGTCATTGTAAAGGAGGTGAAGCAAGTGGAACAAGACCCAGAGCTTCTGAAGGAGTCTTCCAAGCTTCAGACTCTAATTGAAGAGGAGAGGAACAAGAACTTGGTACTAGCAAAAGAACTAACAGACCTTCTGAGCATGCACAGCACTGTGAAGTGGCAAAAGCCTAAGGTGGAGGTTAAAGAAATAATAAACGAGATCTTCCGGCTTGACCCAGAGACAGAAGAGGAGATTGCACGTTTGAAAAAGGAACTCCAAGAAGttacaaggaaaagaaaaagggttgACCAAGAGGTGGACACATCCTTATCTGAGCTCAATGTTCTCCGGTCTCAGAAACCGACAGTGGAGTTTAAAGAGGTCATCCAAGAGGTGGTGAAGATGGAAAAGAGCCCTGAGATTTTGAGAGAAATAGATCTATTGAAACAACAATTGAATGATTTTGTGAATACAAATGGAAGGATCCAGGAACAGTTGATCAGGATTCAGGGAGAACGGGATGAGTGGAAGAGGGAAAAATCAAAGGTTGAAACCAAGCTGGTTACTAAGGAGGTTGTACGATATGAGAACGACCCTCTGTTAGAGAAAGAAGCTGAACGTTTCCGCCAGGAAGTACGTATTGCATCACAAAAGAGAAGATCAACTGAAGATGCCATTTATGACCTACAGAATAAGTACATGCTCCTGGAAAGGAGAAAGCCTGAGGAAAAAATTGTGGTCCAAGAGGTAGTAGTTATGCAGAAAGATCCAAAGCTCCGAGATGAGCATAGCAGAATGAGTAGAAGCCTGGATGATGAAGTGAGCAATCGCAGACGGCTGGAACGTGAAGTCCAACAGCTTCGGGCAGcagtggaagaggaggaaaagttgcttaacttccaagaagATAGAAACAAACGGCTTGCTTTGGAAAAGGAAATGCGGCAGATCACGTTGAGAATAAAGGAAATTGAGGAAAGTCCTACCCCAGTTCAAGAGACAATAATCATGGAGGAAATGGTCAAGTTAGAGAAAGATCCAGTTCTTGAGCAGTCTACTACCAACCTGCGAATAGATTTGGATAATGAGAAGGCTGAAGTGTTGAACCTACAGAGGGAGTGCAAGAATCTAGAATGCCAGATTGATGCTCTACAAAAAAAGAAGTCCCAGGAAAAGACCATCTACAAGGAAGTAATCAGAGTAGAAAAAGATAGGGTATTAGAAAATGAACGAACCCGTCTTTGGGATCTGTTGAGTAGGGAGCGATCTACCCGACAAAATGCTGAAGAAGATATCAGGCGTCTCATGGAGAAAATTGAGAGAGCAGAAGGCATGAAGAGGACATGGTCCAGAGAAGAAATTGAGCTCCAGAAAACACAAAATGTGATAATGCAAGAAAAAGATGATATTGAGAATGAATTAATGGAACTAGAAAGGCAGAAGCAACAGAAAATCCTCTTCCTTAGAGAGCAGACAAAGCTTTTGAGTCAGAGGACGGAGAATGACAGACAAAAAAAGATGCAACTTGGTCAAGAACTTTCTCTCCTTGAATCAAACATACTCAGAGAGAAGGACCTGATTTATGAAAAAGAGAGGACTATCCGTGAACTCCAATCCAGAGTCAACAGAGAAGAACTGAACCAAGAGACCAggatgagagagaccaatctttcAACAAAGATCTCCATTCTGGATCCAGAGACTGGCAAGGACATATCACCCTACGAGGCCTACAAGAGAGGTATGATAGACAGGAGCCAatatatacatctgcaagaactAGAGTGTGACTGGGAGGAAATTACAACCCTCGGGCCCATAGGAGATATGTCTGTCCTCCTTGACAAGAAGAGTGGAAAGCAGTACTCGATCGATGATGCCTTGCGATTTAGAAGGATTACAAAGGAAGAATTCCAGCTCTACAGGGAAGGCAAGCTCCCCATCTCTGAGTTTGCTCTGCTGGTAGCAGGAGAAACTAAGCAGACTTCATCCCTGTCTATTGGCTCAATAATCTCGAAGTCTCCAATTACATCCCCCTCTTTCCAACAAAAACAGGACTTCTTTTCTCATCCACAAATGCCTTTCTGTGATGATACTTTCCCCATCGCTGGGGTGTATGACATAACCACTGACAACAAATACAATATCAAATCTGCTCTTAACAAGAAGCTGGTGGACCCAATGACAGCTCAAAAGCTTTTCGAAGCACAAGCAGCTACTGGAGGCATTGTTGATCTTATCTCACGAGATCGTTACTCTGTCCATAAAGCCATAGATAGAGGGCTGATTGACGACACTTACATGCAGAGGCTGCTGAATGCCCAGAAGGCATTCACAGGGATTGAAGATCCAGTCACCAAAAAAAGATTGTCCGTAGGAGAGGCAGTTCAGAAAGGGTGGATGACCGTAGACAATGCCTTTCCATACCTGCAGGTACAGCATCTGACTGGAGGGCTAATAGATCCCAAGAAAACTGGTCGTATCCCAGTGGCAGAGGCTGTCCAGACAGGTATGCTTAGCAGTGATCTGGCCATGATGCTGCAAGACGAATCTAATTATGAAAAGGATCTTGTCGACCCTATCGTCAAAGAAAAAATTCATTACGAGGAAGCTATGGCTCGTTGCCGGAAAGATCCTCTAAGcgggctcctcctcctgcaggctGCCTCTGATGGGTACCAATCGTATCAGTCAGCAAACCGTTCGCCCACCTTGCCCCGGTATAGGCATTGAGGCAAGCACTGTACCCTTCAGTTTCCACATTTCCTCAGGTGCTTTAAATCCTCAGCAGAGTTCATACACTGTCCATAGGCAAACAGTGTACCTGGTACTTGTGGCTGGGAGTGTGCTGTACTAGATAGCTAGTCCTGTTTCCTTATACCAAGGCAGCAATGCATTTCAAGGAGAAGCTGGCATTCCTGAAGGTAGAAGGGTTCTAATGCAGTATACTGTAGGACAGCAACCGAATAAATAAGCTTGGGGAACTTTTTACTCTATGTCTTTGTATCAAGGTGCTTTGAGTTCAATTGTTGTCATGCATGCAATaaattttttaaagatttaagaCTCCATTAGTTGTCTTTAAAACTGGGGACACTTCAAGTCAGGACCCCAACGGTGATGCAAGGTGTAGAAGTAAGCTTATATCTGAACTGAACTAAAGAGTAAtagggaaaaatattttttttaaaaaaccaacagtgAGAGAGGTT from the Euleptes europaea isolate rEulEur1 chromosome 1, rEulEur1.hap1, whole genome shotgun sequence genome contains:
- the EVPL gene encoding envoplakin, with the translated sequence MFKGVGKGSPSKSSPNKSPSKQAKSSGANDLAVLISRMQRNADQVEKHILETQTKLKQDISNHRQNQTFEFHQENGKKLKEAEILLKDLFLDVDRVKRLKHPQALEIEKDIKQLHGRVTYQCAEYRDLYEKFTVPEAGSKVDWAKILEQKQKQVNAGEYGPTVPELEKQIAEHNILQKEIEAYSLQIKNLHGPEAVDLKSQHKDLLKASIWRGQSLGSLYNHLQGCTKELAYLTEQQNKILRQDWSDQLIDPQTVRHEYEEFKTNELLNQEEYVNTLQDDGERMIELRHPAVRPIQAHQEALKSEWQNFLTLCICQENHLKNIENYRKFYDDADAVSQSLKKLNDDLDTKYSKFNKDSPGVVSDLVRQLENDEKTVKQAEKSIAELKRRSKEIGPLKLRRIYPSQPIIVDTICDWDLADLQRGEKYTLNDNSNQENWVVQNASRETKAAPAACFTIPPPDLEAIERVNRLESELNTVKERRAIVQNTLRSSHKEPIKPSQQVPVRGSTVGRGEPHADYLLHKLEKIDGDLDQVKKEIFGRLRSPLNYSAPAEDLVQRVRDHEGTTRRFEDTGAEKEAVQKECETYLSEKPTSTSASQLPVMLNNIKNKYNDVKVLSRLYDEKAKAGLNLENQIENTDKIVSTFEAKLAHDGTIPASPNALPDRANELQKLKRELVKHEDSLLKLNRGLKDAEHSCSAVQNNFQEYCPDLPRQKKEVQLLNDRYHAVADQLDHREKTLRNTSLTYQQFQNANENLMFWLNNLPTYQVKTTDGPSQINYKLQAQKRLADEIQSKESAKNSVVNLSQNVQSILNDYEIQAGKYRSSLDPALTAYSAKRLRVTPLQESIQMQENEVTKLYTEAAAENKQQINRLEFAKKVMDKKEVNEAVQVIHEQTQQSENAAKSQKESYTLKSQLEEERSKKARAQQELEEQRNKLLTLKTQRPIERVEEKEVMEYYRDPTLESNLSKISQQIEDENKKRKSLQAEIEMMNHKVLQMEKDRKVVKAQLLTKEITKIEKDPSLDAQAAHLREEIRRLRENLTSSSELEQLRKELRFLEQKQPNIREKVVVKEVVKLEKDPEMLKSVRTLQMQIDEDSFKRKSVEETIGKMKSRIEELEKLIETAEPKVIVKEVKQVEQDPELLKESSKLQTLIEEERNKNLVLAKELTDLLSMHSTVKWQKPKVEVKEIINEIFRLDPETEEEIARLKKELQEVTRKRKRVDQEVDTSLSELNVLRSQKPTVEFKEVIQEVVKMEKSPEILREIDLLKQQLNDFVNTNGRIQEQLIRIQGERDEWKREKSKVETKLVTKEVVRYENDPLLEKEAERFRQEVRIASQKRRSTEDAIYDLQNKYMLLERRKPEEKIVVQEVVVMQKDPKLRDEHSRMSRSLDDEVSNRRRLEREVQQLRAAVEEEEKLLNFQEDRNKRLALEKEMRQITLRIKEIEESPTPVQETIIMEEMVKLEKDPVLEQSTTNLRIDLDNEKAEVLNLQRECKNLECQIDALQKKKSQEKTIYKEVIRVEKDRVLENERTRLWDLLSRERSTRQNAEEDIRRLMEKIERAEGMKRTWSREEIELQKTQNVIMQEKDDIENELMELERQKQQKILFLREQTKLLSQRTENDRQKKMQLGQELSLLESNILREKDLIYEKERTIRELQSRVNREELNQETRMRETNLSTKISILDPETGKDISPYEAYKRGMIDRSQYIHLQELECDWEEITTLGPIGDMSVLLDKKSGKQYSIDDALRFRRITKEEFQLYREGKLPISEFALLVAGETKQTSSLSIGSIISKSPITSPSFQQKQDFFSHPQMPFCDDTFPIAGVYDITTDNKYNIKSALNKKLVDPMTAQKLFEAQAATGGIVDLISRDRYSVHKAIDRGLIDDTYMQRLLNAQKAFTGIEDPVTKKRLSVGEAVQKGWMTVDNAFPYLQVQHLTGGLIDPKKTGRIPVAEAVQTGMLSSDLAMMLQDESNYEKDLVDPIVKEKIHYEEAMARCRKDPLSGLLLLQAASDGYQSYQSANRSPTLPRYRH